In Chelmon rostratus isolate fCheRos1 chromosome 21, fCheRos1.pri, whole genome shotgun sequence, the genomic window CTtcgtggcatagattcaacaaggtactggaaacattcctcagagagtttggtccatattgacatgatagcatcacgcagttgctgcagatttgtcggctgcacatccatgatgtgaatctcccgttccaccacatcccaaaggtgctctattggatcGATacctggtgactgtggaggccatttgagtacagtgaactcactGTTATGTTCTTTTTGACATGGTgtgttatcctgctggaagcGGCCATCAAaagatgggtacactgtggtcataaagggatggacatggtcagcaacaatagGCCGTGGCATTGAAACAATGCTCAATTggttataattattatattataattattcttattatttatcatCCTTAAACAAATCTTGAGGCAGAACCTGACAGATGTTCATGATATAATTTCAGGTTCAGCAACAGATTAATGGTCTCTACAAATATCAAATGATATGATCAAATACGCAGGGCTGATCACATGTGGCTGTAGACACATTTAGTcctgttaaaataaaaataccagACGTTTTACAACATTTAAGATTAGGCAGGGCTTAAGTGATGAATGAACAGCAGCCTCCGAGTCGTTCTCCTCCATGTCTTTGGCCCCTGAGAAAACACATCCTTCTGTAAGGTCCTCCATTCCTTGCAGTCTTGCAGTAAGTGTGCTGTGAGGAGAGGATTTGAGGGGAACgggaagcagcagaggacagactATCAAAGCAAAACCAGCAGAACAAATCAGTCTGTCTTTGAGAACAGCCATGAAGCTCTTCCCTTACAACTAAACCACTGAGTTACGGGTATCACATGGCCCGATCAGTGCTAATCAGATGACCTGATAGGTTCACCACAGTCTGCTGAAATCTGCACTCTGATCAGTCTATGCataatgtgtgtgcagcagttttGTTAGATACTGTCAGACCAGAACGTGTTAGCAACAGTGCATGGATagagagtgagatgagaggTTTTAGTGAATTCAGGACATTTATTGCATAAAGGGATTTGGCATCATGACTATGAACCAGCCTTTAAACCAACATATATGGAGAtgcattttcagaaaatataATTGAACagttaaaagaaataaaatgtttgaaaaacttcATGAATCAGAATATTTTACAGCTGCTTTGGTTTGTTAGTCCAATACCTCCTGGATGATATGGTGTTGTCATGgtttcaaacacaaacatctccaGTATAATTTTTTATGATCCAGAAGCGTAGCAACTTTATTTAACAACAATGATTAAATTGAAGGagtgtttttaatcaaacactTAAAAATCCCTTCATTAAAGATTAGCTTCTCTTTTTGGTTACTTCCCTTTGATACACACTGGTGTGTGCACACGTtgtgactgaaaaacatttttcaatacATTCGACACAGACAAGCCCGTAGCGAGACTTGAAACTGGAGACAGGTGGAGTCAAGTCACCTGACAGATGACGGAGCTCGGAGCTTTCTTGTGCTTACAGAAGCACCAGATGTTAGTTCTGTGTGAATGAGGAGGGAgttcagtttttacatttctaataGAAAGTATTTATTAGAATAAAATCCAAACATCCTTTAAATTACTGGCATGGTTAGGTTTACTTTATCTGTCAGACGGGTGACACTAGAAGACATTGTAAAGTTTAAATTTACCTTTATGCATCAAATAAATAAGTAACTGTGCAACTTATCTGTCTCGTTGCATTTGGTTGATTACTACAAAGGTCcttatacaaaaaaaacaaaacaaaaaaaacgcaGCTATATTGTTGTGGTCATCAGAGCAAATCTGTCATTACaccttttatatttctgtttacaGTCACCACATCCTTACTCTGCACAATCTGTGAATTAACCAAACATGACTGATAACAAACGAGTGACGGATGGGAAGTCTGTGGTCTGTAGTCAGAGCCAGCACTTTGTTATAGTGTGCAAAGTTTATATCTTATCAGCTAGATAAGAACATGTGGACCTTATCTACTGTTGATGAGACTTCAGAGTTGTCTAATCATTACCAGCACATGTAAGCAGAGCAGAGCATACACAAAATCCCTTTGAACAGAATAAACTGACGAGCAAAGGAAGCAAATATAAAGATCCAAGTTCAGTGTCTCTGAGCGTCATTGACCGTCTGTGGTGGTTTagttcacaatgacaatgactCTCTCACTAGTTCCTTCGACGAGGAGCTGATGGTGGTATCATAGATGGTGGAGAGCGACACATCCGCACCGTTGTTTGCAGATCTGTTGCTGCCTGCGTGGCCCTCCCTGACGGACCGGCCAGTCTTTCTGAAAGAGTTCCCGATCCTGCTGGAGAGGCGGTTAGACATGCGCCTCACCGCCTGGCTGAGTCTGCGGTTCCTCAGCTTGATCAGGCCCACGtcgtcctccagctcctcggGTGGCACGTCGATGTTCCCGGAGTACCAGAACACCCACCAGATCAGgctgaggaagatgatgatAGCCCCCGCGTAGATAAACAAGTCGTGGATGACCAGGCCTCCAAACACCCCCACCATCATGATGAAGACGCCGAGTATGTCGTGGGCCACTGCGAACCAGAATGAGCACTTGCAGCGGCCGACTCCTCCATACCTTCTCTCCATGACTGGCTCCACCTGTACAGATATAGACATGGTCGCAGTGGAGATCCTCCGAACCAGAAACAGTCCGTCTTTTCCCAGAGTCAATCCAGATGTGGAGAAAGCAACAGgtgctgacagctgatggacCGGACAGCGAAGTGTAATCCTCGCCGTCTGACATAAACACATGAAACGACCTGTGCTGGTCAAAGTACAATGTACACAAGCAGTTATCAGCAACAACCACACCAGCTCTGTGGCTGTGCTGGATGCTTCAAAGGAAGCAGTTGCGTAATCACTGACAGAAATAGTGTTTCCACTTTCACATTTTAGGGTCATTTCCATCCTCAATTCAAGCCCCCTGGCTGTAccgtttcctcctctgcttctctttcagtATGGGGATCCACACCAGCCCCATCACCACAAACATCAGCCCTATGGACAGGCAGGCCGAGGCCACAGAGCGGGACGCTTCAGTCACCCCCAGTGACCGGAGCAGCAAGAGGAGTCCGCCTGCAGCAGACATCAGAGATCCCATCACTATCACTGTGATGGGTTTGTGGAGGTATGCCCAGCCTGGCGCCACTGCAGCGCCGGTGTGAGGGTCTGGACACAGGCTTTGACTCCCAGAGTCATCTGGAAATGAAGTTTCTCCAATTGCTTCCATGACTGCTCTGCAGAAAAATCACCTGTTACCGCTTTGTTCCTCCCCTCTGAGAACCTTTAACACATGAATAATGGAAACGCCAGCCTCTGAACATCCACAGCTCCCCAactttctcctttctctccgtCTTGAGCCGTCCGCTCTGCTCAGCCGCTCCCTGCCGAAATCAATGCAACCACCTCCCAACAGTCATATGAAGGAGTTATATCATCTGTATGATCAGTAAGAGAGTGTCTGCGTGATGCATCTCTCATTCTGCTGCCCAGTAACCCGTGAACACTGTAATTCCAGATGGcccaccacacccacacagcagagggagggctTGGATGAATAGACAGACCCAGCCCACCTGTTGACAACAATATCATCACCACTGATTGGCTTAGTGGTTGTCTTGTTCGTCCAAAACAAATATACTGTCTattgaaatgtagaaaaatgtctATTTCAATATCACAGATCGGCTTACGTGTAGAATGTGTGTTTGGCATCTTCAATACAAAAAACATAGGGGTGTTGTGACGTAGCAAAGCCTCATAGGGGATATAATTGACCCCTTGTAGTATTATTGCACGCGAGCAGCAGCTGTACAAGCCTGAGTATAATCTCGTTGACAATAGACATGTCATCTGATACAGCTGGCAGCTATACATGCACAGCTCTGATGGCTAAACAGTTCTCAAGGCTAATGCGCTTCAGATGTTAAAGCGCAAATAAAGTATATGAAAACAGTATTCTGGAAAGCCTGATGGTAAAGCTCTTAGAATAAGCACTGCAGGCTTTAAAGCAAGTGTGATAGATGTAGAAGTGCAGTTGATTGAAgtgtagaaaaaataaagaaaaataaaacttcaatTTTTTAGTCACTACAGCTAAAAACACCATAACTGTCTATTTAGGTACAATGAAGTCATTCTATAATGTCATGATGAAGAAATTCATTCTTAGAGCATCTAAAACCCACCGGGTGTTACTTTAACTTTGCTTCAAATTATTTAATACATCCCTATTATCAGTTAATTCTGAATAGAAACTGAGACCCGTCTGACTAAAAGAGCAGGGGGTCATGATAAAGGTTTaagaaatattttcttttgttcaaaTCATACACGAGTTCCATGCAAAATTTCAAAAAGTGACCAAATCAGTATACGAGTCACCATTTTCACTATGCATGAATAGTTACTGGCCAAGCCATTAAAAGCCTTGTATagatttactgtatgtatatgtagaGAACACAATAAAGCCAAAGATAGTTTCAAATAACAACTTTTATAATCTGCTTCATTTAAGtaaaacaagaaacaacagACTGAATATATTGACCATTCTGTGGACAATCAAGTCCTGTGTACTGTGTAAAATGTCCATGGTGAGAAGGGTAGTGTGCAAAGACGCTCTGCCGAGAATCATTTCACTTTAGGCACTTTTCGTTTTACTTTGGAGTCAGTCTTGCCAGCATTCTTCGTCCGTTTGCTTGgtgtttgtttctccttcttCGCTACAGAAGATTTGGGTGctttctccagctgcttcttttttGATGGCTTCTACATGAAAGAAAGGCAATGAGGGTCTGCAGCTCACTCAAATAAGACACAGTAGTGCCTGATTTCTTCCAAAATGTCacctgaaatatttaaattagTTCAGGTATTTAAATCTAGCAGCTGTGAGTAGTACTGACCTCCAGTTTAGGCTTTTTCCTAGGTGTTGCTATGGGAACCAGCTGTGGgatttcttcatcctcttcttcctcctccacctttttctcctctccttttacAGCGgtatctgtttgttttatgtccTCCGTCTTGTTCtcctttgccttttttttggctgcagctccctgaaaacacacaagctattattttacacatgaatCTGGCTCCGACACAAGACGAACATTCAGGCACAAACTTGTTCT contains:
- the LOC121625325 gene encoding transmembrane protein 238-like, with the translated sequence MERRYGGVGRCKCSFWFAVAHDILGVFIMMVGVFGGLVIHDLFIYAGAIIIFLSLIWWVFWYSGNIDVPPEELEDDVGLIKLRNRRLSQAVRRMSNRLSSRIGNSFRKTGRSVREGHAGSNRSANNGADVSLSTIYDTTISSSSKELVRESLSL